One genomic window of Paeniglutamicibacter sp. Y32M11 includes the following:
- a CDS encoding Lrp/AsnC family transcriptional regulator produces MLTENSRRTNNSLAEELGIAPSTCLARLNALRSAGVIRRFTLEIDPEVLGHALEALIFVKIRPGARHLMSSFAEEMRAKQGVTQLFFLGGADDFLIHVAVRDSKDVRQFVLDNLSANPAVATTQTSLVFEHSQGAVPWL; encoded by the coding sequence ATGCTCACGGAAAATTCCCGCCGCACCAATAACTCCCTGGCCGAGGAGTTGGGCATTGCCCCCTCAACATGTTTGGCCCGACTGAACGCCTTGCGCTCCGCCGGGGTGATCCGCCGCTTCACGCTGGAAATCGATCCCGAGGTTTTAGGTCATGCACTGGAGGCGCTGATCTTCGTGAAGATCCGGCCCGGGGCTCGTCATCTCATGTCGAGTTTCGCCGAGGAGATGCGCGCCAAACAGGGCGTCACCCAGTTGTTCTTCCTCGGTGGAGCGGATGACTTCCTGATTCACGTGGCCGTGCGCGACTCCAAGGACGTGCGCCAATTTGTGCTTGATAACCTCTCGGCGAACCCCGCGGTGGCCACCACCCAGACGTCCTTGGTATTCGAGCACAGCCAGGGCGCGGTGCCCTGGCTGTAA
- a CDS encoding DedA family protein, protein MAWLREAPFGWAFLFLFLLSMARANVTYWAGRGIAAGVKHTRFQHVLTGPIYQRAERYMQRWGVYAIPLSFMTVGIQTAVNASAGVSRMPLSRYLPAVSVGCLIWATIYSTVGMAVVYAWLALGWQWIVAGALVLGIVTVAWIRHRRKER, encoded by the coding sequence ATGGCATGGTTACGCGAGGCACCGTTTGGCTGGGCGTTCCTGTTCCTTTTCTTGCTGTCGATGGCCCGGGCCAATGTCACCTATTGGGCTGGCCGCGGCATCGCAGCAGGAGTGAAGCATACGAGGTTCCAGCATGTGCTGACCGGACCGATTTACCAACGCGCGGAACGCTACATGCAGCGCTGGGGCGTTTATGCCATCCCCCTCTCCTTCATGACGGTGGGTATCCAGACGGCAGTCAACGCCAGCGCCGGTGTCTCGCGCATGCCCTTGTCACGCTACCTGCCCGCGGTCAGCGTGGGATGCCTGATCTGGGCCACTATTTATTCGACCGTCGGAATGGCCGTGGTGTACGCCTGGCTTGCGCTGGGCTGGCAATGGATCGTGGCTGGTGCGCTGGTACTGGGCATCGTTACGGTTGCATGGATTCGACACCGCAGAAAAGAACGATGA
- a CDS encoding MFS transporter, with translation MPRNSSDHTALSGGEGSLPEALSVPTKDVTRGWVASIVAINIGINVIFFAPINVLLGLQATAIDAGSKEAILSLVTACGASVALVANPLFGALSDRTVSKMGRRSPWILAGAILGAASLLLLSGATTVALMLLGWCALQAAANAAYSAVTATIPDRVPERRRGGIGGLAAMGQTVGVLLGAVVGFVISGNIAVGYMICAAALVVSVIPYVLRPNDPVLPRQFRPAFNVVDFLKGFWINPLTHRDFGWAWLTRFMMNTGNQMTIVYLLFFLTDVVRYPDPAGGVLILTGVYAVMVIISAVILGPISDRSGKRKIFVIISSIVIACSALIIAVTQNFTGALIGAAVLGLGFGAYLAVDFALLTQVLPSARSRGKDMGVINVANSLPQVIAPTLAFISVTILGGYTALFIVAAIIGILGALLVRNIRSVP, from the coding sequence GTGCCGCGCAACTCCAGCGACCACACGGCGCTCAGCGGTGGTGAAGGTTCGCTTCCCGAAGCCTTGTCTGTTCCCACAAAGGATGTGACCCGTGGATGGGTCGCCTCGATTGTGGCCATCAACATCGGTATCAACGTCATCTTCTTTGCGCCCATCAACGTCCTGTTGGGCTTGCAGGCCACCGCGATTGATGCCGGATCCAAGGAAGCGATCCTCTCTCTGGTAACGGCCTGTGGCGCGTCGGTGGCCTTGGTGGCCAATCCGCTCTTTGGGGCCTTGTCGGACCGCACCGTCTCGAAGATGGGCCGTCGCTCCCCATGGATTCTTGCCGGCGCGATCCTCGGTGCCGCATCCTTGCTGCTGCTCTCCGGAGCCACCACCGTCGCTCTGATGCTCTTGGGCTGGTGCGCCCTCCAGGCGGCCGCCAATGCCGCCTATTCGGCAGTGACGGCAACCATCCCTGACCGCGTGCCAGAACGTCGGCGTGGTGGCATTGGCGGTCTGGCCGCCATGGGTCAAACAGTGGGTGTGCTGCTGGGTGCCGTTGTCGGTTTCGTGATTTCCGGGAACATCGCTGTTGGATACATGATTTGTGCCGCGGCCCTGGTCGTTTCGGTAATTCCCTACGTCCTGCGGCCCAACGATCCGGTGCTTCCGCGGCAGTTTCGTCCTGCCTTCAACGTCGTTGATTTCCTCAAGGGCTTCTGGATCAACCCGCTGACGCACCGTGACTTCGGGTGGGCCTGGCTGACGCGGTTCATGATGAACACCGGCAATCAGATGACCATTGTCTACCTGCTCTTTTTCCTCACCGACGTGGTGCGCTATCCGGATCCGGCCGGAGGAGTACTCATCCTGACCGGTGTTTATGCCGTCATGGTCATCATTAGTGCCGTCATCCTGGGACCCATCAGTGATAGGTCCGGGAAACGGAAGATTTTTGTGATCATCTCCTCGATCGTGATCGCTTGTTCGGCATTGATCATCGCCGTCACCCAAAACTTCACCGGAGCCCTGATCGGAGCGGCCGTGTTGGGCCTCGGGTTTGGCGCTTACCTGGCCGTGGACTTCGCGCTCCTAACGCAGGTTTTGCCCTCGGCCCGCTCCCGCGGGAAAGACATGGGCGTCATCAATGTTGCCAATTCGCTACCGCAGGTCATTGCCCCCACGCTCGCATTTATCTCGGTGACGATTCTGGGCGGCTACACGGCGCTATTTATCGTGGCCGCCATCATCGGCATCCTCGGTGCGCTGTTGGTACGCAATATCCGCTCCGTCCCGTAA
- a CDS encoding NAD(P)/FAD-dependent oxidoreductase, whose product MSINSILIIGGGLAGFTVARNLRTRGYTGRLSIVDPEGIPYDRPPLSKGYLLGDKDAAGIELAPAAWFAEHEVTLVSSTVRELTLEPLGVELSDGSQLLADRLVLATGGTARPLPVAGGDLDTVLVLRNRDDADALRAKLRPGVRLAIIGAGLIGAEVASSALHLGAQVTLIDPVDPPLVPAVGEELAKRLHTMHTQAGITLINGAPKRIHQTVDGHVVELEDGSSVECDEVLVGIGIIPNAELARAAGLANENGVLVNESQKTSHPYIYAVGDVARVKTSDGTLLRRAEHWEHAMNTGATASAALLGQELPVHGASWFWSDRHGTHVEGTGDMNAPGKTILRSIEGQPMAAFRVDDSGAMRGAAAIDGGLTIRAARRIIDKGIVVDPELLADPGIPLKKLAR is encoded by the coding sequence ATGAGTATTAATTCCATCCTGATCATCGGAGGCGGCCTGGCCGGATTCACCGTGGCTCGGAACCTACGTACCCGCGGTTACACGGGTCGACTGAGCATCGTTGACCCGGAGGGGATTCCCTACGACAGGCCTCCGCTGAGCAAAGGCTATCTGCTGGGGGACAAGGATGCGGCGGGCATCGAATTGGCTCCGGCGGCGTGGTTCGCCGAACACGAGGTCACATTGGTGAGCTCCACGGTGCGTGAGCTGACGCTCGAGCCACTGGGTGTGGAGCTCTCCGATGGTTCGCAGCTGCTGGCCGACCGCCTGGTGTTGGCCACCGGCGGCACCGCGCGCCCGCTGCCCGTGGCCGGCGGGGACCTAGACACGGTTCTGGTGCTGCGCAACCGGGATGATGCTGATGCGTTACGTGCCAAGCTGCGCCCCGGAGTACGACTGGCCATCATCGGCGCCGGACTCATCGGCGCGGAGGTTGCGTCCTCCGCGCTGCACCTTGGTGCGCAGGTCACCCTGATTGATCCGGTGGACCCGCCGTTGGTCCCGGCGGTTGGTGAGGAGCTGGCCAAGCGCCTGCACACGATGCACACCCAAGCCGGAATCACGCTAATCAACGGCGCCCCAAAACGTATTCACCAGACAGTCGATGGCCATGTGGTCGAGCTGGAGGATGGCAGCAGCGTGGAATGCGACGAGGTATTGGTGGGAATCGGCATCATCCCCAATGCGGAGCTGGCCCGAGCCGCGGGACTCGCCAACGAAAACGGCGTGTTGGTCAACGAAAGCCAAAAAACCTCACACCCCTACATTTACGCCGTGGGTGATGTCGCCCGGGTGAAAACTTCCGATGGAACGCTACTGCGCCGAGCCGAACACTGGGAGCACGCCATGAACACCGGCGCAACGGCTTCCGCGGCACTGCTGGGCCAGGAACTGCCGGTGCATGGTGCCTCGTGGTTCTGGTCGGACCGCCACGGGACGCATGTGGAGGGGACCGGAGATATGAATGCTCCCGGGAAAACGATCCTGCGGTCCATTGAGGGTCAGCCGATGGCGGCCTTCCGCGTGGATGACTCCGGAGCAATGCGAGGCGCAGCGGCCATCGACGGGGGACTGACGATCAGGGCGGCACGGCGCATCATCGACAAGGGGATCGTGGTTGACCCCGAGTTATTGGCCGATCCCGGCATCCCGCTGAAAAAACTGGCGCGCTAG
- a CDS encoding D-2-hydroxyacid dehydrogenase → MTSQTIVAIAVPLEAELVERIRAVDPAVTVLYEPELLPPERFPADHAGDPAFKRTADQEERYWAMLKAADVLYGFPNESPDGLARIARENPRLRWVHAMAAGAGGAVRASGLDQQTLQKFKITTSAGVHALPLAEFAALGVLNGLKRTPELARDQAAKVWPQLRTPTRLANGSTLVVTGLGEIGLETARIARALGMKVSGTKRTVEPIEGIEKVTDNAGLTTLLATADAVVNTLPGTPFTEKLFNREVFAAMKPGTVFVNVGRGTVVDEQALLEALENGQVSYACLDVFAVEPLPQDSPLWNHPRVMVSPHTSALSEAENRLIAERFCANLRTVLDGGNPPHLVDTVHFY, encoded by the coding sequence ATGACTTCTCAAACCATTGTGGCGATTGCTGTCCCGCTCGAGGCCGAGCTCGTTGAGCGGATCCGAGCGGTGGACCCTGCGGTCACGGTTCTCTACGAACCCGAGCTCCTGCCACCGGAGCGTTTCCCGGCCGATCATGCGGGCGATCCAGCCTTCAAACGAACCGCTGATCAGGAAGAACGCTACTGGGCGATGCTCAAGGCGGCCGATGTGCTTTATGGGTTCCCGAACGAAAGTCCCGACGGCTTGGCTCGCATCGCGCGAGAAAATCCTCGCTTGCGTTGGGTGCATGCCATGGCGGCCGGGGCCGGCGGAGCGGTCAGGGCTTCCGGACTAGACCAGCAGACCCTGCAAAAGTTCAAGATCACGACATCTGCCGGCGTCCACGCCCTTCCACTGGCCGAGTTTGCTGCGCTAGGTGTGCTTAACGGTCTCAAACGCACTCCCGAACTGGCCCGGGACCAGGCCGCCAAGGTATGGCCGCAGCTGCGTACACCCACCCGACTGGCCAACGGCTCCACTCTCGTGGTGACCGGGCTCGGAGAGATCGGCCTTGAAACGGCCCGCATCGCCCGCGCCTTGGGCATGAAGGTCAGTGGCACCAAACGCACCGTCGAACCCATCGAGGGCATCGAAAAGGTCACCGACAACGCAGGGCTGACAACCCTGTTAGCTACGGCGGACGCCGTGGTGAACACGTTGCCCGGCACTCCATTCACGGAAAAGCTCTTTAATAGGGAGGTTTTCGCCGCGATGAAGCCCGGCACCGTTTTTGTTAACGTTGGCCGCGGAACGGTGGTGGACGAGCAGGCCCTGCTGGAGGCACTGGAGAATGGACAGGTCTCCTACGCCTGCCTCGACGTTTTCGCCGTGGAACCGCTTCCACAGGACAGCCCGTTGTGGAACCACCCCCGGGTTATGGTGTCCCCACACACCTCGGCGCTCAGTGAGGCCGAAAACCGCCTGATCGCCGAGCGATTCTGCGCCAACCTACGAACGGTTCTCGACGGAGGCAACCCTCCGCATCTGGTAGACACCGTTCACTTCTACTAA
- a CDS encoding fumarylacetoacetate hydrolase family protein has translation MRIARINTASGPQFAVARDGDWHHIANPFAQPLTYTGESTAQEGATLLAPIRPAVVVGIGHNLTNNDHPLPIQAWHKSVHTVAGPEDQIVAARARGAVYIEGELAVIIGKSAAGLTAENALEHVLGYTCVNDVTNVDQNRVDERNFQGKSGVNYTPLGPWIETDIADPEHTSIDVHVNDELRASSGTFNLPSSVVDCLIYVTSWLQLEPGDVIMTGSPNTAAEVLPGDRVSITLGGIGTLSNTVS, from the coding sequence ATGCGAATCGCCAGAATTAACACTGCCTCCGGCCCACAATTTGCCGTTGCACGCGACGGCGATTGGCACCATATCGCCAACCCCTTTGCACAGCCGCTCACATACACCGGGGAGAGCACGGCGCAGGAGGGAGCCACCCTTCTCGCTCCCATCCGCCCCGCGGTGGTAGTGGGCATCGGGCACAACCTGACAAACAACGATCATCCGCTGCCCATCCAGGCCTGGCACAAATCCGTTCACACCGTGGCCGGTCCCGAGGATCAGATCGTTGCCGCGCGCGCTCGCGGAGCCGTCTACATCGAAGGTGAGCTCGCCGTCATCATCGGGAAAAGCGCAGCCGGGCTCACCGCCGAAAACGCGCTCGAGCACGTCCTGGGCTACACCTGCGTCAACGACGTCACCAACGTGGACCAAAACCGGGTCGACGAACGCAATTTCCAGGGCAAGTCGGGCGTCAACTACACACCACTGGGTCCGTGGATCGAGACTGACATTGCCGACCCGGAACACACCAGCATCGACGTACACGTCAACGACGAGCTTCGCGCCAGTTCCGGGACCTTTAATCTGCCCTCCTCGGTCGTTGATTGCCTGATCTATGTCACCTCCTGGCTCCAGCTAGAACCGGGAGATGTAATCATGACCGGCTCACCGAACACAGCTGCCGAGGTGCTGCCCGGTGATCGGGTCAGCATCACGCTCGGCGGCATTGGAACCCTGAGCAACACGGTGTCGTAG
- a CDS encoding IclR family transcriptional regulator encodes MADSRNPGPSDSSGAASPAPAVTRAAAVLNALADSATGKLTLSDLAREVGIPKSSASNVLLALEDARLIHRQGAEFTLGRKLVELGAAYLGRLDEVQEFYRFCEQAPVLSGETVRIAMLDGTNVIYLARYEGHPAVRLTSNIGDKMPVSLCAVGKALTARLHEHDVDELFPDAEKLPVLTPKSLRTGAEFKEQLRVIREQGYAFEDEESTLGVVCLAVAVPTRGAHGPSLGLSVTALKATYTAEQGAQMVKELQQLARSLGNPMG; translated from the coding sequence ATGGCCGATTCCCGAAACCCTGGACCATCCGACAGCTCAGGAGCCGCGTCTCCGGCACCGGCGGTCACCAGGGCGGCAGCGGTTCTGAACGCGCTGGCCGACTCCGCGACGGGCAAGCTGACGCTCAGTGATCTGGCGCGCGAGGTGGGCATTCCAAAATCGTCTGCCTCAAATGTCTTGCTGGCGCTCGAAGACGCTCGGCTGATTCACCGACAAGGTGCCGAGTTTACGCTCGGACGCAAACTGGTGGAGCTTGGCGCCGCCTATCTGGGCCGGCTGGATGAGGTCCAAGAGTTCTACCGCTTCTGCGAACAAGCCCCGGTACTTTCGGGCGAGACCGTACGCATTGCGATGCTCGACGGTACCAATGTCATTTACCTCGCGCGCTACGAGGGACATCCCGCCGTCCGCCTGACCTCCAACATCGGGGACAAGATGCCCGTCTCGCTGTGCGCGGTGGGCAAGGCACTGACGGCTCGATTGCACGAGCATGACGTGGACGAACTCTTCCCCGACGCCGAGAAATTGCCGGTCCTCACGCCGAAGTCACTACGCACCGGTGCCGAGTTCAAGGAACAATTGCGGGTCATCCGCGAACAGGGCTACGCCTTCGAAGACGAGGAATCAACCCTCGGGGTGGTCTGCCTTGCCGTGGCCGTTCCGACCCGCGGAGCTCACGGACCCAGTCTCGGCCTTTCGGTGACGGCGCTAAAGGCCACATACACCGCCGAGCAGGGCGCTCAGATGGTTAAGGAGCTTCAGCAACTGGCCCGTTCACTTGGCAACCCCATGGGCTAA
- a CDS encoding MFS transporter, whose amino-acid sequence MTTRTKPSQTDADSTVVDPDQLRRATLASSVGSALEYYDFYIYGLASALIFGPLFFAPLGESGAVIASFATYGVGFAARPFGGIVFGYIGDRFGRKMVLILTIGLMGVASFAIGLLPTFEQAGMLGAGLLVTLRILQGLGAGAEQAGATTLISEVAPRRRRGFFASLPFVGIQAGTLLGAGTFALIALADREVLLGWLWRVPFLASIVLIFVAIFIRLRLKETPVYQELEKHKAVVKNPVSQIWRHSKKNVLIGIGLRMGENGNSSIYSALMVSFLTLPAGVFPGDKFIGPTGLLIAAGFAAIMVVTFGALSDRFGRVPVYRYGALFQAVIALPAFYLVTLGNVTLVWVVMVVGIGLGVQSMLGPQCALLPELFGSQHRFTGVALSRELSAVLAGGFAPMIGVALLAATNHSWLVPALYSLVLASISFITTFYTPETVGRDLLLVEDAA is encoded by the coding sequence GTGACAACTCGTACGAAACCATCGCAGACCGATGCTGATAGCACCGTCGTCGATCCTGACCAGCTTCGCCGGGCAACTCTTGCCAGCTCCGTCGGCTCGGCCCTCGAGTACTACGATTTCTACATTTACGGCCTAGCATCGGCCCTGATCTTCGGGCCGCTGTTCTTTGCTCCCTTGGGTGAAAGCGGAGCGGTCATCGCCTCCTTCGCCACCTACGGCGTCGGATTCGCCGCTCGTCCTTTCGGCGGCATCGTGTTCGGCTACATCGGAGATCGCTTCGGTCGAAAAATGGTGTTGATCCTGACCATCGGTCTGATGGGTGTGGCCAGCTTCGCCATCGGACTACTTCCCACCTTCGAACAAGCGGGAATGCTGGGAGCCGGCCTGCTGGTCACCCTGCGCATCCTGCAGGGACTGGGTGCCGGTGCCGAACAAGCGGGTGCGACAACACTCATCTCCGAGGTCGCACCGCGCCGCCGCCGCGGCTTCTTTGCCTCGTTGCCGTTTGTGGGAATCCAGGCCGGCACGCTGCTCGGTGCCGGCACCTTCGCCCTGATCGCCCTGGCGGACCGCGAGGTCCTGCTCGGATGGCTGTGGCGAGTTCCGTTCCTGGCCAGCATTGTTCTGATTTTCGTCGCGATCTTTATCCGACTGCGCCTCAAAGAGACCCCCGTCTATCAGGAACTTGAAAAGCACAAGGCCGTAGTGAAGAACCCGGTGTCTCAAATCTGGCGTCATTCCAAGAAGAACGTCCTCATCGGCATCGGCCTACGCATGGGCGAAAACGGTAACTCCTCGATCTACTCGGCACTCATGGTTTCCTTCCTGACTCTGCCGGCCGGCGTCTTCCCGGGTGACAAATTCATCGGCCCCACGGGACTGCTGATCGCCGCCGGTTTTGCCGCCATCATGGTGGTCACCTTTGGCGCTCTCTCCGACAGGTTCGGTCGGGTCCCGGTCTACCGTTATGGTGCGCTCTTCCAGGCCGTAATCGCGCTTCCGGCGTTCTATCTAGTCACGCTCGGCAACGTCACCCTGGTCTGGGTGGTCATGGTGGTTGGCATTGGCCTGGGCGTCCAGTCCATGCTCGGCCCGCAGTGCGCATTGCTGCCCGAACTCTTCGGTTCCCAACACCGCTTTACCGGTGTTGCGCTGAGTCGTGAACTTTCTGCGGTTCTCGCTGGCGGCTTCGCCCCGATGATCGGCGTGGCATTACTGGCAGCGACCAACCACTCCTGGTTGGTTCCGGCGTTGTACTCCTTGGTGCTGGCCTCAATTTCCTTCATCACCACCTTTTACACTCCGGAAACCGTGGGTCGCGATTTGCTCCTCGTCGAGGACGCAGCCTAA
- a CDS encoding NAD(P)-dependent oxidoreductase, with translation MGGPMAANLLGSGYVVKAWNRSAAAVDNFVALGGSRVESVADLRDETVIIFMLPDLSFIEDASEGLLSAWRQVPPAPGTLLVVMSSVSPVAVKAFGRFVTQASDGNATVVDAPVSGGSEGAQRANLAIMVGSSQEDFARLLPVFEAMGTTIRRLGELGAGSLAKACNQLVVGTTTAALAEAAELGERSGLDVNALFEVLSGGLASSRVLEFVGPRLAAKDYVPTGPAKFMHKDLSFVLESADASGAAVPIASAGVELYAELIRQGLGDLDLAVVRQAIANLGTTVA, from the coding sequence ATGGGCGGACCCATGGCCGCAAATCTGCTCGGCTCCGGATACGTGGTCAAGGCGTGGAACCGATCCGCGGCCGCCGTGGATAACTTCGTGGCGCTTGGTGGTTCCCGGGTCGAATCCGTGGCCGATCTTCGTGACGAAACGGTGATCATCTTTATGCTCCCGGATCTTTCCTTTATCGAAGATGCCTCCGAGGGCTTGCTGAGCGCTTGGCGGCAGGTGCCACCGGCACCGGGAACTCTTCTGGTGGTGATGAGCAGCGTTTCTCCGGTGGCCGTGAAAGCCTTCGGACGTTTCGTCACTCAGGCCAGCGATGGAAACGCCACCGTCGTTGACGCACCGGTCAGTGGGGGCAGCGAAGGAGCACAACGAGCCAACCTCGCCATCATGGTGGGCAGTTCTCAAGAGGACTTCGCACGGCTCCTGCCGGTCTTTGAGGCCATGGGCACGACCATTCGACGGCTTGGCGAGCTCGGTGCCGGGTCTCTGGCCAAGGCCTGTAATCAGCTGGTTGTGGGAACCACCACCGCGGCGCTGGCCGAAGCAGCCGAACTAGGAGAACGCTCGGGCCTAGACGTTAATGCCCTCTTCGAGGTTCTCTCTGGCGGGCTCGCTTCAAGTCGTGTATTGGAGTTTGTGGGACCGCGTTTGGCGGCCAAGGATTATGTACCCACCGGACCGGCCAAATTCATGCACAAAGACCTGTCATTTGTTCTTGAGAGCGCCGACGCCAGCGGTGCCGCCGTTCCGATAGCCTCAGCCGGCGTCGAACTTTATGCGGAGCTCATCAGGCAGGGCCTAGGCGATCTCGACCTAGCAGTGGTGCGGCAGGCGATAGCTAACCTTGGCACCACGGTTGCCTAG
- the bioB gene encoding biotin synthase BioB translates to MTTSKANTNTIDRDQETDRIREQAVLDATELAARVSAGHRLTAAEALVVLGTPDEATLALIAAAGTLRRKHFGNTVKVNYLVNLKSGLCPEDCTYCSQRLGSKAEILKYTWLKSEEAVRQAGLGVAGGASRVCMVASGKGPTNRDVDRVATMVEQLKDEHPQIEVCACLGILKDGQADRLKAAGVDAYNHNLNTAESLYPEICSTHTFAERVDTVGQAKDAGLSPCSGLIVGMGESPEQLVEAVFALRDLGADSIPVNFLMPFDGTPLAGTWNLTPMACLRILALVRMACPDTELRMAAGRELHLRTLQSTALAVANSLFLGDYLTSEGQDARRDLEMISDAGYVVLGQEDIDPVILAARLRHRSDESPAHPKESGCGSGCGSACGSSAKGCGPVAGHGEPVLRRRGAGTPETPNA, encoded by the coding sequence ATGACCACGAGCAAGGCAAACACGAACACCATTGACCGCGATCAGGAAACCGATCGAATCAGGGAGCAAGCGGTGCTCGATGCCACCGAACTCGCAGCACGGGTCTCCGCTGGGCACCGTCTCACGGCTGCAGAGGCACTCGTGGTCCTCGGCACTCCGGACGAAGCCACCCTTGCGCTGATCGCTGCGGCCGGAACGTTGCGCCGCAAGCACTTCGGCAACACCGTCAAGGTCAACTACCTGGTTAACCTGAAATCGGGTCTCTGCCCCGAGGACTGCACGTACTGCTCCCAGCGACTGGGATCCAAGGCCGAGATCCTGAAATATACCTGGCTGAAATCAGAGGAAGCCGTGCGTCAAGCGGGGCTGGGAGTCGCCGGGGGAGCATCGCGCGTCTGCATGGTCGCCTCAGGCAAGGGCCCCACAAACCGGGACGTGGACCGGGTGGCCACAATGGTCGAGCAGCTCAAGGACGAGCACCCACAGATTGAAGTTTGCGCCTGCTTAGGGATACTCAAGGACGGACAGGCCGACCGGCTCAAGGCCGCCGGAGTCGATGCCTACAACCACAACCTGAACACCGCCGAGTCGCTCTACCCGGAGATCTGCTCGACCCACACCTTCGCCGAGCGTGTGGACACCGTGGGGCAGGCCAAGGATGCCGGGCTTTCCCCGTGCTCCGGGCTCATTGTGGGGATGGGCGAAAGCCCAGAACAGCTCGTGGAGGCGGTATTTGCACTCCGAGACCTGGGCGCCGACTCGATCCCGGTGAACTTCCTAATGCCCTTCGACGGGACCCCGCTGGCCGGAACCTGGAACCTGACCCCGATGGCGTGCCTGCGCATCCTTGCCTTAGTTCGCATGGCATGCCCGGACACCGAGCTGCGCATGGCCGCCGGACGTGAACTACACCTGAGAACTCTGCAGTCCACGGCACTGGCTGTGGCCAATTCCCTGTTCCTTGGCGATTACCTCACCAGTGAGGGCCAAGACGCGCGGCGGGACTTGGAAATGATTTCGGATGCTGGCTACGTGGTGCTGGGTCAGGAGGATATCGACCCCGTGATTCTGGCGGCACGCTTGCGGCACCGATCCGATGAATCCCCGGCACATCCCAAGGAGTCAGGGTGCGGCAGTGGCTGCGGTAGTGCATGTGGCAGCAGCGCGAAGGGCTGTGGCCCGGTAGCTGGTCACGGTGAGCCTGTGCTGCGCCGCCGCGGAGCTGGCACGCCGGAAACTCCCAACGCATGA
- a CDS encoding non-heme iron oxygenase ferredoxin subunit, with product MSEAINIGSVDSIDEGEAIVIPSEENGTKDDIAVFHAEDGNFYAINDECTHETASLADGWIEGTEVECPVHAAKFCLKSGEVLCLPATLAARTHKIEVKDGELLLYPETPAI from the coding sequence ATGAGCGAGGCAATCAACATCGGTTCCGTCGACAGCATCGACGAAGGCGAAGCCATCGTCATTCCGTCCGAGGAGAACGGGACGAAGGACGACATTGCGGTATTTCACGCCGAGGACGGCAACTTCTACGCCATCAATGACGAGTGCACTCACGAGACGGCTTCGCTGGCGGACGGTTGGATCGAAGGCACGGAGGTCGAATGCCCGGTTCACGCCGCCAAGTTCTGCCTGAAGTCCGGCGAGGTACTCTGCCTGCCTGCCACATTGGCTGCGCGCACCCACAAGATTGAGGTCAAGGACGGGGAACTGCTGCTGTACCCCGAGACTCCGGCCATCTAG